Proteins encoded together in one Caldicellulosiruptor saccharolyticus DSM 8903 window:
- a CDS encoding sensor domain-containing protein, whose product MSFGNEKGQDIIHRKEVEFFVKNLKDYFSNINKYVVILWDEEGIILEFKENGGNLLGYTPEQIEGKKWPDILTDGKDKEQTTEINKKLVNSKIVRYYINSIKDVNGTSKIFLWCNLKLENVQSDKKIFLSVGFNLDSIDNLKEKTDESKFELDTLNEKKENLEFKVTKDDLILKQKDDTIRDYKSKLEFLAFYDELTGLPNKNSLIRWLNLKVSQMDCIDTYLIFLEVRDLEKLNVTYGYDLVDELIIHISKRIKDIAGEGNKAFKIGFDRFAIICKSENISDFIERMLSQLLLPYNVNGNLIRVNFNIGAAQIENSNEAAANLMRRCDLALIKAKEEGLNEYVIFKPSIEIQTLKEGILERELRNGIELNEFIVFYQPFVKLENDKICGFEALLRWYYLKSVFVSPLEFIPVAEKYGLIIDLGNMVLKQSLKAGKILKKYYDDEFTISINISPKQFIDKRFVKNTIEILENEKLQDIRLRFEITEKVAIENIDYTIRIMNEFKKYNVTFALDDFGVEYSSLNYLRKLPIEAVKIDKSFVQDINDHDTYFIVETIVKLCKKLNLKTVIEGVETQRQYQIIKELGCDYAQGYFIAKPLPINELINLVGKYKILE is encoded by the coding sequence ATGAGTTTTGGAAATGAGAAAGGTCAAGATATAATTCATAGAAAAGAGGTAGAGTTTTTTGTAAAAAATTTGAAGGATTATTTCAGTAACATAAATAAGTATGTAGTGATTTTATGGGATGAAGAAGGAATTATTTTGGAATTTAAAGAGAATGGTGGCAACTTACTGGGCTATACACCTGAGCAGATTGAAGGAAAAAAATGGCCAGATATCTTAACGGACGGCAAAGACAAAGAACAAACTACAGAAATTAACAAAAAATTAGTAAATAGTAAGATAGTGAGATACTATATAAATTCCATAAAAGATGTAAATGGTACAAGCAAAATATTTTTATGGTGTAACTTGAAATTAGAGAACGTTCAAAGTGACAAGAAAATTTTTCTTTCAGTAGGTTTTAATTTGGATTCAATAGACAATCTAAAAGAAAAAACTGATGAAAGTAAATTTGAGCTTGATACCCTCAATGAAAAAAAAGAAAACCTCGAATTCAAAGTAACTAAGGACGATTTAATTTTAAAGCAGAAAGATGATACAATAAGAGATTACAAGAGCAAATTAGAATTTTTAGCTTTTTATGATGAACTTACTGGATTGCCAAATAAAAACTCACTTATTCGATGGTTGAATTTAAAGGTCAGTCAAATGGACTGTATTGACACATATTTGATATTTCTTGAAGTAAGAGATTTAGAAAAATTAAATGTCACGTATGGATATGATTTAGTTGATGAATTAATTATACATATTAGCAAAAGAATAAAGGATATAGCAGGGGAAGGGAACAAAGCTTTTAAAATAGGATTTGATAGATTCGCAATAATTTGTAAAAGCGAGAACATTTCTGATTTTATTGAAAGGATGCTATCACAACTTTTGCTACCCTACAATGTGAATGGAAATTTAATAAGAGTAAATTTCAATATAGGAGCTGCTCAAATTGAAAATTCAAATGAAGCCGCAGCAAACCTTATGAGAAGATGTGACTTAGCTTTAATCAAAGCGAAGGAGGAAGGATTAAATGAATATGTGATATTTAAGCCGTCGATAGAAATTCAAACTTTAAAAGAGGGAATACTTGAAAGAGAACTTCGAAATGGAATAGAGTTAAATGAGTTTATTGTATTTTATCAACCGTTTGTAAAATTAGAAAATGATAAAATTTGTGGTTTTGAAGCTCTACTAAGATGGTATTATCTAAAGTCAGTATTTGTATCGCCTTTAGAATTTATTCCAGTGGCTGAAAAGTATGGCTTGATTATTGATTTAGGGAATATGGTATTAAAACAATCGTTGAAAGCTGGCAAAATTTTAAAGAAATATTATGATGATGAGTTTACAATTTCTATAAATATTTCTCCGAAACAATTTATTGACAAAAGATTTGTCAAAAATACAATTGAAATTCTGGAAAATGAAAAATTGCAGGACATACGGTTACGGTTTGAAATAACTGAGAAAGTGGCAATTGAAAATATTGACTATACAATCAGGATTATGAATGAATTTAAAAAATACAATGTAACGTTTGCATTAGATGATTTTGGCGTGGAGTATTCGTCCTTAAACTATTTAAGGAAGTTACCAATAGAAGCTGTTAAAATTGATAAATCATTTGTTCAAGATATAAATGACCATGATACATATTTCATAGTTGAAACAATTGTTAAGCTTTGCAAAAAACTAAATTTAAAAACTGTTATAGAAGGAGTTGAAACACAAAGGCAATATCAGATAATAAAAGAACTTGGTTGTGACTATGCACAAGGTTATTTTATAGCTAAGCCATTACCTATCAATGAATTGATAAATCTTGTCGGAAAATATAAAATATTGGAGTAG
- a CDS encoding phosphoribosyltransferase produces the protein MYFKDRVDAGKKLAEKLRSFTERQDVTLFAVPRGGIVVAKVIADQLKLPLDIVLAKKIGAPFNREFAIAAVDINGDIVLNTEYVEYFSMKKEYIEHQKKRVLNSLKQQLIKYRGKLEYESLESKIAIIVDDGIATGATTKACIRFLSKLNPKHIYIATPVIAPSTLKEFEKECDGIFYLISREPFYAVGQFYVDFSEVSEDSIKKLLS, from the coding sequence ATGTACTTCAAAGATAGAGTTGATGCAGGAAAGAAATTAGCAGAAAAACTAAGATCATTTACTGAAAGGCAAGACGTGACACTTTTTGCTGTTCCAAGAGGTGGGATAGTTGTTGCAAAAGTGATTGCAGACCAGCTTAAACTGCCTTTAGATATTGTCTTAGCAAAGAAGATTGGAGCACCTTTCAACAGAGAGTTTGCTATTGCAGCGGTTGATATAAACGGAGATATAGTTTTAAACACTGAGTACGTAGAATATTTTTCAATGAAAAAGGAATATATAGAACACCAAAAGAAAAGGGTTTTGAACAGCCTCAAACAACAGCTTATTAAGTACAGAGGAAAGCTGGAGTATGAGAGCTTGGAAAGCAAAATAGCAATAATAGTTGATGATGGCATAGCAACAGGGGCAACCACAAAAGCTTGCATAAGATTTCTTTCCAAATTGAATCCTAAACACATTTATATCGCAACTCCAGTGATTGCTCCATCAACACTAAAAGAATTTGAAAAAGAGTGTGATGGTATTTTTTATCTTATCAGCAGAGAACCTTTCTATGCAGTTGGTCAGTTTTATGTTGACTTTTCAGAAGTTTCAGAAGATAGTATTAAAAAGCTTTTGAGCTAA
- a CDS encoding helix-turn-helix domain-containing protein: MDFYRIGDKVISLQKIIDEVKRILDLRQKGFSQIEVAEKLKIDRSFISKLEGLGEVRKGKNIAAIGFPIKNKQEVEEVLQSYGINYYLLMTEEERNNFINSLSAAQLLNIMGEYINNFKSFDIVIAMGSDFRLNWFKAFLDCEVITIPLGKSPLKYDVEVDIETLKKILDTITQ; this comes from the coding sequence ATGGATTTTTATAGGATAGGTGATAAAGTCATAAGCCTTCAGAAGATAATTGATGAGGTTAAAAGAATTCTTGATCTGCGGCAAAAGGGGTTTTCACAAATAGAGGTTGCTGAAAAGCTGAAAATTGATAGGTCATTTATTTCAAAGCTTGAGGGTCTGGGTGAGGTTAGAAAAGGCAAAAATATAGCAGCAATAGGTTTTCCTATAAAGAACAAACAAGAGGTTGAAGAAGTTTTGCAAAGTTATGGAATAAACTACTATCTATTGATGACAGAAGAAGAGAGAAATAATTTCATAAATTCACTTTCGGCAGCACAGCTTCTGAATATTATGGGAGAGTATATTAACAACTTTAAGAGTTTTGACATTGTAATTGCAATGGGTTCAGATTTCAGGCTCAATTGGTTCAAAGCTTTTTTGGATTGTGAGGTCATAACAATTCCCCTTGGGAAATCTCCTTTAAAGTATGATGTTGAAGTAGATATAGAGACTCTTAAGAAGATTTTGGATACAATTACACAGTAG
- a CDS encoding cation diffusion facilitator family transporter, whose product MDKQGAALLSVFSNTTLILFKLIAGVVMGSVSVISEAIHSGIDLLASIIAYFSIRQAKKPADSDHPFGHGKFENVSGAFEAILIFLAATLIIYEAIKKIIHKGEIESIEAGIGVMLISAIVNLFISSKLFKIAKKTDSVALEADAMHLFTDVFTSFGVFLGLIVIKFTHIYILDPIIAIIVALMIIKASVELTQKALCDLVDKSLPQEEVKVIEDIIKKYSQVTSYHKLRTRKSGDRREIDVHIRMENSTTLIDAHNLCNMIEDEIKNALPNSYITIHIEPEDEK is encoded by the coding sequence ATGGATAAGCAGGGAGCTGCACTTTTGTCAGTTTTTTCAAACACCACATTGATTTTATTTAAACTGATTGCAGGAGTAGTAATGGGGTCGGTCTCTGTTATTTCAGAGGCTATTCACTCAGGGATTGACCTATTGGCAAGTATTATTGCATATTTTTCAATAAGACAGGCAAAAAAACCTGCAGATAGCGACCATCCTTTTGGGCACGGCAAATTTGAAAACGTCTCGGGTGCCTTTGAGGCCATTTTGATATTCTTGGCAGCTACTCTGATAATTTATGAAGCCATAAAGAAAATAATACACAAGGGGGAGATTGAGAGTATAGAGGCAGGTATTGGGGTTATGCTAATTTCAGCCATTGTCAATCTTTTTATATCTTCAAAACTTTTTAAGATTGCAAAAAAAACCGACTCTGTTGCTTTAGAAGCTGATGCAATGCATCTTTTTACTGATGTATTTACTTCATTTGGTGTATTCTTAGGACTTATTGTAATCAAATTTACACATATATACATCTTAGACCCAATAATAGCTATAATTGTTGCACTGATGATAATAAAGGCTTCTGTAGAGCTTACGCAAAAAGCTTTGTGTGACCTTGTTGACAAGAGTCTTCCTCAAGAGGAGGTAAAAGTGATAGAAGATATCATCAAGAAATACTCGCAGGTGACAAGTTATCACAAGCTCAGAACAAGAAAGAGCGGCGATAGAAGAGAGATTGATGTTCATATACGAATGGAGAACTCAACAACTTTGATTGATGCACACAATCTTTGTAATATGATTGAGGATGAGATTAAAAATGCCCTGCCAAACTCTTATATAACAATTCATATAGAGCCAGAGGATGAAAAGTGA
- the greA gene encoding transcription elongation factor GreA has protein sequence MAREMDTAKFQLSREAYEKYLKELENLKTVKRKEVAEKIKIARSFGDLSENSEYDEAKAEQAALEERIAYLEKLINNAKIIDKDEVSTDFVGIGTNVKIQNVDTGEIVEYSIVGSKEANPFEFKISDESPVGKALIGKKVGEVVEVTVPAGKFRYKILEISK, from the coding sequence ATGGCAAGAGAAATGGATACAGCAAAGTTTCAACTTTCACGTGAGGCTTATGAAAAGTACTTAAAAGAGCTTGAAAATCTAAAAACTGTTAAAAGAAAAGAGGTTGCTGAAAAGATAAAGATTGCACGTTCATTTGGTGACCTTTCCGAAAACTCTGAGTACGATGAAGCAAAAGCAGAACAGGCAGCTTTGGAAGAGAGGATTGCATACTTAGAAAAGCTTATAAACAATGCAAAGATAATTGACAAAGATGAAGTTTCAACTGACTTTGTGGGGATTGGTACAAATGTAAAGATTCAAAATGTAGATACAGGTGAGATTGTTGAGTATTCCATTGTTGGCTCAAAAGAGGCAAATCCCTTTGAGTTTAAGATTTCTGATGAGTCACCTGTTGGCAAAGCACTAATTGGCAAAAAAGTTGGAGAAGTTGTGGAAGTTACTGTTCCTGCTGGAAAGTTCAGATATAAGATACTTGAAATATCGAAATAA
- the lysS gene encoding lysine--tRNA ligase: MQEFEFTQEELNEQIQNRIKKLRELQQNKYNPYEKVKYDSTHYSTEIKENFEKFEGQFVSVAGRMLSKRGHGKASFVDILDPKGKIQIYIKIDEVGEEKYQEFKEYYDIGDIIGVKGEVFKTHKGEISIKAKEIEMLTKCLRPLPEKWHGLRDVDTRYRKRYLDLIVNHQVRDTFIKRSLMIRSIRKYLDDRGFLEVETPVLSPIAGGAAARPFITHHNALDIDLYLRIATELHLKRLIVGGFDKVYELGRVFRNEGISIKHNPEFTTIEIYQAYADYKDMMNLTEELITTVAKEVLGTLKITYQGQEIDLTPPWQRLTMIDAIKKYVGVDFSQVSSLDEARKIAKDLGIEVEENWQVGHIINEVFEQKVEDFLVQPTFIMDYPVEVSPLAKRKKDNPQFTERFELFITCREIANAFSELNDPFDQKERFLEQLKERQRGNQEAHMMDEDFIEALEYGMPPTGGLGIGIDRLVMLLTDSYSIRDVLLFPTMRPKD, translated from the coding sequence ATGCAGGAGTTTGAGTTTACACAAGAGGAACTAAACGAGCAGATACAAAATAGGATAAAGAAACTAAGAGAACTTCAGCAAAATAAGTACAATCCATACGAAAAGGTAAAGTATGATTCTACTCATTATTCAACAGAGATTAAAGAAAATTTTGAGAAGTTTGAAGGTCAGTTTGTCTCTGTTGCAGGAAGAATGCTATCAAAAAGGGGTCATGGTAAAGCTTCGTTTGTTGATATTTTGGACCCAAAAGGGAAAATTCAAATTTATATTAAGATTGATGAAGTTGGCGAGGAGAAATACCAGGAGTTCAAGGAATACTATGATATTGGCGATATTATAGGTGTCAAAGGTGAGGTCTTCAAGACACACAAAGGCGAGATTTCAATCAAGGCTAAAGAAATTGAGATGCTTACGAAGTGTCTTAGGCCTCTTCCTGAAAAATGGCACGGCTTGAGGGATGTAGATACAAGATACAGAAAAAGATACCTTGATCTGATTGTAAATCACCAGGTGAGAGACACATTTATTAAAAGGAGCTTAATGATTCGCTCAATCAGGAAATATTTAGACGACAGAGGCTTTTTAGAGGTAGAAACGCCGGTTTTAAGCCCTATTGCAGGTGGTGCTGCTGCAAGGCCATTTATTACTCACCACAACGCACTTGACATTGACCTGTACCTTAGAATAGCAACAGAGCTTCATTTAAAAAGGCTTATTGTTGGCGGGTTTGATAAAGTTTACGAGCTTGGTCGTGTGTTTAGAAACGAAGGTATTTCAATCAAGCACAATCCAGAATTTACAACAATTGAGATTTACCAGGCCTATGCTGATTATAAGGATATGATGAATTTAACCGAAGAACTAATAACAACTGTTGCAAAAGAGGTTTTAGGAACGTTAAAAATAACATATCAGGGGCAAGAGATTGACTTGACACCACCTTGGCAAAGGCTTACAATGATTGATGCGATAAAAAAATATGTAGGAGTTGACTTTTCACAGGTATCTTCTTTGGATGAGGCAAGAAAGATTGCAAAAGACCTTGGTATTGAAGTTGAGGAAAATTGGCAAGTAGGCCACATTATAAACGAGGTTTTTGAGCAAAAGGTTGAGGATTTTTTGGTCCAGCCAACATTTATTATGGACTACCCAGTTGAAGTATCACCGCTTGCAAAGAGGAAAAAAGACAACCCACAGTTTACAGAAAGGTTTGAACTTTTCATCACATGCAGGGAGATTGCGAACGCTTTTTCGGAACTAAACGATCCGTTTGACCAAAAAGAAAGGTTTTTAGAACAGCTGAAGGAAAGGCAAAGAGGTAACCAAGAAGCTCACATGATGGACGAAGACTTCATAGAAGCGTTAGAGTACGGAATGCCGCCGACAGGTGGGCTTGGCATTGGAATTGACAGGCTGGTAATGCTTTTAACAGACTCATACTCTATCAGAGATGTTTTACTCTTCCCGACAATGAGACCGAAAGATTAA
- a CDS encoding acyl-CoA dehydratase activase-related protein: protein MKIAIPHALLYYYYFPLWDTLFKELGFEVVDTGITNKDILDKGSKAAVSDICAPIKIFTGHVIEGLEKADYVFVPRFARIRKPEYFCPKFMGLPDIIEGTVEGIYGRIISPIINEKNNEDISSPKTYDVLTDIFGFSHREIRLALKKAEEVFLRFKNLLHSGLSCDKALESYKLQRWEKDLGKVKKDGEVTIAVLGYVYDVYDSFISMDIIKKLEAMNVNIKTFEMVPIDIAYENLRHYRKRLFWTFSNRVLGAGLFYLKDTEVDGLIHVTAFGCGPDAIVGRFLQYESDVAGKPFTTLRVDEHTGEGHMITRLEAFVDMLKRKKWASVSRGI, encoded by the coding sequence ATGAAGATAGCGATTCCACATGCACTTTTATATTACTATTATTTTCCGCTGTGGGATACCTTGTTTAAAGAGCTTGGTTTTGAAGTAGTTGACACTGGAATAACAAATAAAGACATTCTTGACAAAGGCTCCAAAGCTGCTGTGTCTGATATTTGTGCACCAATTAAGATTTTTACCGGACATGTAATAGAGGGCCTTGAAAAGGCAGATTATGTATTTGTACCAAGATTTGCACGAATAAGAAAACCGGAGTATTTTTGTCCCAAATTTATGGGACTTCCTGATATAATTGAAGGAACTGTTGAGGGAATTTATGGAAGAATTATTTCGCCAATAATAAATGAAAAAAACAATGAAGATATTAGTTCACCAAAAACATATGATGTGTTGACAGATATATTTGGGTTTTCACACAGAGAAATAAGACTCGCCTTAAAAAAGGCTGAAGAGGTATTTTTAAGGTTTAAAAATTTGCTTCACAGTGGACTTAGCTGTGACAAAGCACTTGAAAGCTATAAGCTACAGCGATGGGAAAAGGATTTGGGAAAGGTCAAAAAAGATGGAGAAGTGACAATTGCTGTTTTAGGATATGTCTATGATGTCTATGACTCATTTATAAGTATGGATATAATAAAAAAGCTGGAAGCAATGAATGTGAATATAAAAACCTTTGAAATGGTGCCAATAGATATTGCATATGAAAACCTTAGACACTACAGAAAAAGGCTATTCTGGACATTTTCAAACAGGGTACTTGGCGCAGGTCTTTTCTATCTCAAAGACACAGAGGTTGATGGTTTAATTCACGTGACAGCGTTTGGGTGTGGCCCTGATGCCATTGTTGGTAGGTTTTTGCAGTATGAAAGCGATGTTGCAGGGAAGCCTTTTACGACCTTGAGGGTGGATGAGCACACAGGCGAAGGGCATATGATAACAAGATTAGAGGCATTTGTGGATATGCTAAAGAGAAAGAAATGGGCAAGTGTTTCGCGTGGAATTTAG
- a CDS encoding IS200/IS605 family accessory protein TnpB-related protein: MVTVHSKLIFNSRKDKQKVLDLMRRWSSCMRYAYKRLLEGHKRNELKRELQGIFNLNSRYVDDAIMKANSVLNSCKERGENHEKVIFGGRQLFEKLKRRHINGKVYRKLQREWQEKRKGNLYSRGDRSKKGNLNTRIEIDEDCTRLRINVGEREYVYVRIQPGWKIKDGRYIDRNQLLEAISISGQPYSAELKLKSGIVYAYFAIEEVFPKPAITRANGVIGIDTNAYPKNVAWVETDEHGQLLGYGRIPLEKLESGSSSKREYYRWQYARMIVQMAKEKQKAIVIESLSIQDRGRRGDFSGRKSRRIRHYFVSRSLLEKVKLLAKREGIEVVEVDPAYTSVIGILKYAPQFMVTKGIAAAYVIARRGLGLRERIPHNYMLLLGSLDTNSLEELKEYVKKVVKNPNVRRKQLREIDRVIWILQSSGSEPGRLSVPLDGTSAGSRGKNHNSWQVLRVAVVTPLSPDRVLRDMSVLKSLLISGQVGRPG, from the coding sequence ATGGTAACAGTCCATAGCAAGCTAATTTTTAACAGCAGGAAAGATAAGCAAAAGGTATTAGACCTTATGAGAAGATGGTCCTCTTGTATGAGGTATGCATACAAGAGGTTACTGGAAGGGCATAAAAGGAATGAACTCAAAAGAGAGCTGCAAGGAATTTTTAATCTTAATTCCCGATACGTTGATGATGCAATAATGAAAGCAAACAGTGTTTTAAACTCATGCAAAGAAAGAGGAGAAAATCATGAAAAGGTCATTTTTGGTGGTAGGCAACTTTTTGAAAAACTAAAGAGGCGACACATAAACGGCAAGGTATATAGGAAACTACAACGAGAGTGGCAGGAGAAGAGGAAGGGGAATCTGTACTCAAGAGGAGACAGGAGCAAGAAAGGTAATCTCAATACAAGGATTGAGATAGATGAAGATTGTACAAGACTTAGAATCAACGTAGGAGAAAGGGAGTATGTATATGTGAGAATACAGCCTGGATGGAAGATAAAAGATGGAAGGTACATTGATAGAAATCAACTTCTTGAGGCGATAAGTATTTCTGGACAGCCTTATTCTGCTGAGCTGAAACTTAAAAGTGGTATAGTATATGCCTACTTTGCTATTGAGGAAGTTTTCCCAAAACCTGCAATAACGAGAGCGAATGGGGTTATAGGGATAGACACTAATGCATATCCAAAGAATGTTGCATGGGTAGAAACAGATGAGCACGGACAGCTTCTGGGATATGGCAGAATACCACTTGAGAAGCTTGAGAGTGGGAGCTCAAGCAAGAGAGAGTATTACAGGTGGCAGTATGCACGCATGATAGTACAAATGGCGAAAGAGAAGCAAAAAGCCATAGTGATTGAGAGCCTCAGCATACAGGACAGGGGCAGAAGAGGAGACTTTTCAGGCAGAAAATCAAGACGGATAAGGCACTACTTTGTGAGCAGGTCACTTTTGGAGAAGGTAAAACTTTTAGCAAAGAGAGAAGGTATAGAGGTTGTAGAAGTAGACCCTGCATACACTTCTGTAATAGGAATTTTAAAGTATGCGCCGCAGTTTATGGTGACAAAGGGTATTGCGGCAGCGTATGTAATAGCGCGAAGAGGACTTGGCTTGAGAGAAAGGATACCGCACAATTATATGCTGCTTCTTGGTAGTCTTGATACAAATAGCCTGGAGGAGCTAAAAGAATACGTAAAGAAGGTAGTTAAGAACCCGAACGTTAGGAGAAAGCAACTCAGAGAGATAGATAGGGTGATATGGATTTTACAAAGCTCTGGGAGTGAGCCAGGGAGGCTATCCGTACCTCTGGATGGAACAAGTGCGGGTAGTCGTGGCAAAAACCACAATTCCTGGCAAGTTCTCAGGGTAGCGGTGGTAACGCCACTCTCCCCTGACAGAGTCCTGCGTGATATGTCTGTCTTGAAATCGCTTTTGATTTCAGGGCAAGTGGGGAGACCCGGCTAA
- a CDS encoding 2-hydroxyacyl-CoA dehydratase — MKVSFPYMGSAIVYKKLFEFLEHEVIMPPKPTQRTMDLGVKYSPEFACIPLKMVMGTYLEAIEKGAKVLVTSGGHGPCRAGFYGDTHRNILKSLGYDDVELIIFDAPQDNWKAFWRNVQKIRNGVPWPKVISRMYTLYRFVQKLDELEKMVQKIRPYEINKGQTTQVWNEIQEKFDKIKTRKDLYKVYEECKKMLLSIPTKEVDEKDKIRVGIVGEIYVVMESSINFGIEEILGNLGVEVERSLYLFEWINDNLVPWALRPKRFKEIIKKGQRYIKILIGGHAVETVGHIIDFKERGFDGIVHLMPFACLPELVTQSLIPKISKEVDIPILSLPIDEQTGKANMLTRIEAFVDLLRNRKKGKTNEVLINNIQQHADEERVVMV; from the coding sequence ATGAAGGTATCGTTTCCGTATATGGGTTCGGCGATTGTATATAAAAAACTTTTTGAGTTTTTAGAGCATGAGGTTATAATGCCCCCAAAACCAACGCAGAGGACAATGGACCTTGGTGTAAAGTACTCACCCGAGTTTGCTTGTATTCCTTTAAAAATGGTCATGGGCACATACTTAGAGGCTATTGAAAAGGGTGCAAAGGTGCTTGTGACCTCTGGCGGGCACGGACCTTGCAGAGCAGGTTTTTATGGTGACACTCACAGGAACATTTTAAAGTCGCTTGGTTATGATGATGTTGAACTCATAATATTTGACGCACCACAGGATAACTGGAAAGCATTTTGGAGAAATGTCCAAAAAATCCGAAATGGTGTTCCATGGCCTAAAGTAATAAGCAGAATGTATACATTATACAGGTTTGTCCAGAAATTAGATGAGCTTGAAAAGATGGTTCAAAAGATAAGACCTTATGAAATCAATAAAGGTCAGACAACTCAAGTGTGGAATGAGATCCAAGAAAAGTTTGACAAGATAAAGACACGAAAAGATCTTTATAAGGTATATGAAGAGTGCAAAAAAATGCTACTTAGCATTCCAACAAAAGAGGTTGATGAAAAAGATAAAATTAGAGTTGGAATTGTTGGTGAGATTTACGTTGTTATGGAAAGTTCAATTAATTTTGGCATAGAAGAGATTTTAGGTAATCTTGGTGTTGAGGTTGAAAGAAGCTTATATCTTTTTGAGTGGATAAACGACAATTTGGTTCCTTGGGCACTTCGACCAAAGAGGTTTAAAGAGATAATTAAAAAAGGACAAAGATATATAAAGATTCTAATTGGTGGGCATGCAGTTGAAACAGTTGGACATATTATAGACTTTAAAGAAAGAGGGTTTGATGGAATTGTACACCTAATGCCGTTTGCATGCTTGCCTGAGCTTGTGACACAAAGCTTGATTCCAAAGATTTCAAAAGAGGTTGATATTCCAATCCTATCTTTGCCAATTGATGAGCAAACAGGAAAAGCAAATATGCTAACAAGAATAGAAGCCTTTGTTGACCTTTTGAGAAATAGAAAGAAAGGAAAGACAAATGAGGTCCTTATAAATAATATCCAACAACATGCTGATGAAGAAAGGGTTGTCATGGTATGA
- a CDS encoding acyl-CoA dehydratase activase yields MKSIYIGVDVGSVSTNVVAIDKDVNVLFKTYIRTNGQPIDSVKEGIRQLKESLGDVEVLGVGTTGSGRQLAGAILGADVIKNEITAHATATIHFVPNVRTIFEIGGQDSKIIIIKDQMVVDFAMNTVCAAGTGSFLDHQAERLKIPIEQFGDLALSAKNSVRIAGRCTVFAESDMIAKQQFGFSKAEIIRGLCDALVRNYLNNVGRGKNLEPPYVFQGGVAANKGIKAAFERELKSEIIVPEHFNVMGAIGSAILAKDYIEKTKAKTKFRGFDAADIEFTTSSFECKGCSNRCEVVKVSMEGKVIAMWGDRCGKWTNSL; encoded by the coding sequence ATGAAGAGTATTTACATAGGCGTTGATGTTGGTTCTGTGTCTACAAATGTTGTTGCGATTGACAAAGATGTAAATGTCCTTTTTAAGACATATATCAGGACAAATGGGCAACCAATTGATTCTGTTAAAGAGGGAATACGACAGCTAAAAGAGAGTCTTGGAGATGTTGAGGTCTTAGGGGTTGGCACAACTGGTTCAGGCAGACAGCTTGCAGGAGCAATCTTGGGTGCGGATGTTATAAAAAACGAAATCACAGCACATGCGACAGCCACAATCCATTTTGTTCCAAATGTTAGGACAATCTTTGAGATAGGAGGACAGGACTCAAAAATAATAATTATCAAAGACCAGATGGTTGTGGACTTTGCAATGAACACTGTATGTGCAGCTGGTACGGGTTCTTTTTTGGACCATCAGGCAGAAAGGCTAAAAATTCCAATTGAGCAGTTTGGTGACTTGGCACTGTCAGCAAAAAATTCTGTCAGAATTGCAGGAAGGTGTACTGTGTTTGCAGAATCAGATATGATTGCAAAGCAGCAATTTGGATTTTCAAAGGCTGAGATTATAAGAGGACTTTGCGATGCGCTTGTGAGAAATTACCTGAACAATGTTGGAAGAGGCAAAAACTTAGAGCCGCCATATGTTTTCCAAGGCGGAGTTGCAGCAAACAAAGGCATAAAAGCTGCGTTTGAAAGAGAGCTAAAAAGCGAAATTATTGTTCCCGAACACTTTAACGTTATGGGGGCAATAGGTAGCGCAATATTGGCAAAAGATTATATTGAGAAAACCAAAGCAAAGACAAAATTCAGAGGCTTTGATGCAGCAGATATTGAATTTACAACCTCATCTTTTGAGTGCAAAGGATGTTCTAACAGGTGTGAGGTTGTAAAAGTCTCAATGGAAGGAAAGGTTATTGCAATGTGGGGTGACAGGTGTGGTAAGTGGACAAATTCTTTATAA